In uncultured Desulfuromusa sp., a genomic segment contains:
- a CDS encoding DUF4388 domain-containing protein codes for MPLTGELEHLPIVDVIQLIHSTRKSGTLNVYSRKGEGQLVFNNGYIVSATHSSEKLKIGKILLESEIIVQADLDKALAIQELSEEDRKPLIATLLEHCGLSKDAAYKALETLIEMTVVEMICWTRGIFTLDIDDINVSDDYRYLPKQLQTVTLDTQMVLMDALRIFDEKIHSGEIQISDEPLANNPLEHLEETREQDQIEEKTGEEIVVSEDLLGLADLDKLERKKPYVFKGLEAFDPADIHRQVINRTLSDIPDDGKENLVSFLSGLSTSHLLEDGSTASTTKSQAVIIYTCDEFLQHAVMTVCKKEGILVFVTADRTELDNLIDRALFKYLEPILVFGGPVTDVDGFSKAEIIDIRSLKMAQYPQISIIQLASPLDFTFSLQSLNDGTRAVFPLPYFSEREETFADDMTHFLNTFQVYIRGCFNEERRQQFAKLRNSLSGLRLLRKAPDISLLVLQFVSELFARSLTLIVDKRELIAERSVGILTPKESGPAAPMKFRIPIRKDSVFVDIINSGNSFFGKPEDETFSDLIYPEIGAPADATILLLPLKSNDRIITITYADFGSRAAGKISLDFLEFFVGQAGIAMENALFRKQLNNSNQPEIRH; via the coding sequence ATGCCGTTAACTGGCGAGCTCGAACATCTTCCTATTGTTGATGTCATTCAGCTGATCCACTCAACCCGTAAATCCGGTACGCTTAATGTTTATAGCCGCAAAGGCGAAGGCCAGCTGGTGTTTAACAACGGTTATATCGTCAGTGCAACCCATTCCAGTGAAAAGCTTAAAATCGGCAAAATTCTCCTTGAAAGTGAAATTATCGTTCAAGCTGATCTGGATAAAGCTCTTGCAATTCAGGAGCTATCTGAAGAGGATCGAAAGCCCCTTATAGCAACCCTTCTAGAACACTGCGGTCTATCAAAAGATGCTGCTTATAAAGCCCTTGAGACCCTCATTGAAATGACTGTTGTCGAGATGATCTGCTGGACTCGAGGAATCTTTACTCTGGATATTGATGACATCAATGTTTCTGACGACTACAGATATTTACCCAAACAGTTGCAAACGGTTACCCTAGACACCCAGATGGTATTGATGGATGCTCTGCGGATCTTTGATGAAAAAATTCACTCAGGGGAAATTCAAATCTCTGATGAACCTCTGGCTAACAATCCGCTTGAACACCTTGAGGAAACGAGAGAACAAGATCAGATAGAAGAAAAGACGGGTGAAGAAATTGTGGTCTCTGAAGATCTGTTGGGCTTGGCTGATCTTGACAAACTGGAACGAAAGAAGCCGTATGTTTTTAAAGGGCTGGAGGCCTTTGACCCTGCTGATATTCATCGCCAAGTAATAAACCGAACATTGTCCGACATCCCTGATGATGGAAAAGAAAATCTGGTCTCTTTTTTATCCGGCTTATCAACATCTCACCTGCTGGAAGATGGGTCTACAGCGTCAACAACGAAGTCTCAGGCCGTCATCATTTACACTTGTGATGAATTTTTACAACACGCGGTTATGACCGTGTGTAAAAAAGAAGGAATCCTGGTTTTTGTCACTGCCGACAGAACTGAATTAGATAACTTAATTGACAGAGCGCTGTTTAAATACCTTGAACCGATCCTCGTCTTTGGTGGTCCGGTTACTGATGTTGACGGATTTAGTAAAGCGGAAATTATTGATATCCGCTCTCTAAAGATGGCTCAATATCCACAAATTTCAATCATTCAACTCGCCTCCCCTCTCGATTTTACTTTTTCACTGCAATCTCTCAACGATGGAACCCGTGCGGTTTTCCCTCTACCGTATTTTTCTGAGCGAGAAGAGACTTTTGCTGACGATATGACCCATTTTCTCAACACTTTCCAGGTCTATATTCGTGGCTGCTTTAACGAAGAACGCAGACAACAGTTCGCAAAATTGCGCAATAGTCTGTCCGGTTTGAGATTATTGCGTAAAGCTCCGGATATTTCATTACTGGTATTACAATTTGTCAGTGAGCTTTTTGCGCGTTCCCTCACGCTTATAGTGGATAAAAGAGAGTTGATTGCCGAACGAAGTGTGGGGATTCTGACACCGAAGGAAAGCGGGCCTGCCGCGCCAATGAAATTTCGCATCCCGATCCGCAAAGATTCAGTGTTTGTTGATATCATCAACTCAGGAAACAGTTTTTTCGGCAAACCCGAAGATGAAACGTTCAGCGACCTGATTTATCCGGAAATAGGTGCCCCGGCTGACGCCACAATTCTTTTATTGCCCCTGAAAAGTAATGATCGCATTATTACAATAACCTACGCTGATTTTGGCAGTCGTGCGGCCGGAAAAATATCACTTGATTTTCTTGAATTTTTCGTGGGTCAGGCCGGAATTGCTATGGAAAATGCACTCTTCCGTAAGCAGCTTAACAACTCAAATCAGCCTGAAATCAGGCACTAG
- a CDS encoding glycerate kinase, with protein MKDQLPANRQNAIKIFQAGLQAVAPGAAIKNVCHLDQSILSVDGQKYDLDTYSSILIIGAGKAGSSMGKAVEDILGDRISKGLIVVKYDHLEELKTIKIHEAGHPVPDQNGLEGAQAIYRLASSAKEDTLVLCLISGGGSALLTLPVEGGTLEDKQETTQVLLSCGATIHEINAIRKHLSLIKGGGLAKAVYPATLITLILSDVVGDDLDSIASGPSVPDSKTYADCQAIFKKYAITKDIPESVRRHIESGIAGNIAETPKPGQEFFRKTQNVIVASNFNALLKAKEKADELGYNTLILSSMLEGETREVAAIHIAIAREIHSHGYPLQKPACLLSGGETTVRIQGNGKGGRNQEFALAAAIKMAGMKNSIVLSAGTDGTDGPTDAAGAIVDGRTVERAVKAGLDPQQYLDNNDSYHFFDKLNDLFKTGPTHTNVMDLRIILIL; from the coding sequence ATGAAGGATCAGCTTCCGGCTAATCGTCAAAATGCAATAAAAATTTTTCAAGCAGGTCTCCAGGCTGTGGCACCGGGAGCTGCCATTAAAAATGTATGTCATCTAGATCAGAGTATATTGTCTGTAGACGGACAAAAATATGATCTTGATACTTATAGCTCAATTTTGATTATCGGTGCCGGTAAAGCAGGTTCTTCCATGGGAAAAGCGGTTGAAGATATTCTGGGTGATAGAATCTCAAAAGGTCTTATTGTCGTAAAATATGATCATCTCGAAGAACTCAAAACGATAAAAATTCATGAAGCAGGACATCCTGTCCCTGATCAGAACGGTTTAGAAGGAGCTCAAGCTATATATCGACTTGCCTCTTCAGCAAAAGAGGATACTCTCGTGTTATGTTTGATCTCGGGTGGGGGATCTGCGTTACTCACACTCCCTGTTGAAGGGGGCACTTTGGAAGATAAGCAGGAAACCACTCAGGTTTTGCTTTCCTGTGGCGCAACTATTCATGAGATCAATGCAATACGGAAACACTTGTCTCTTATCAAAGGAGGGGGGCTGGCCAAGGCCGTTTATCCAGCAACTCTGATCACTCTGATCTTATCTGATGTCGTTGGAGATGATCTCGATAGTATCGCATCAGGGCCCAGCGTTCCAGATTCAAAAACCTACGCCGACTGTCAGGCGATATTTAAAAAATATGCCATTACAAAAGATATCCCCGAAAGTGTGCGCAGACACATTGAATCAGGTATTGCCGGAAATATTGCTGAAACACCGAAGCCCGGTCAGGAGTTTTTCAGAAAAACCCAAAATGTCATCGTTGCGAGCAATTTTAACGCATTATTAAAGGCGAAAGAAAAAGCTGATGAATTAGGGTACAATACTTTGATTCTTTCTTCTATGCTAGAGGGGGAAACCCGCGAAGTTGCTGCCATTCATATTGCGATTGCGCGTGAAATTCATTCTCATGGTTACCCGCTACAGAAACCCGCATGTTTACTTTCCGGTGGTGAAACGACAGTCAGAATTCAGGGTAATGGAAAAGGAGGTCGAAATCAGGAGTTTGCTCTGGCTGCGGCGATCAAAATGGCTGGAATGAAAAACAGCATTGTTCTCAGTGCTGGTACTGATGGAACTGATGGTCCGACAGATGCTGCTGGTGCAATCGTTGACGGTAGAACAGTGGAACGCGCTGTCAAAGCAGGATTGGACCCCCAACAATATCTCGATAACAATGATTCTTATCATTTTTTTGACAAGTTGAATGATCTTTTTAAAACGGGTCCCACCCATACGAATGTGATGGATCTTCGGATCATTTTGATTTTATAA
- the pyk gene encoding pyruvate kinase produces the protein MYRRTKIVATLGPTCSEKVHLEELLKAGANVFRLNFSHGEREQKVTWISQIRELSDEHNLSISILGDLQGPKIRTGLMLDGRQELEAGQEVIITTAAVEGVDGLIPTTYKNLPQDVVPGDQILLDDGKLELKVLRIVADEVQCLVKVGGILKDRKGINLPGVNVSAPAMTEKDLDDLNFAIAQKLDWIALSFVRTAAEVSHLKQLLLDQKSAMKVIAKIEKPEAVAGFSEILAITDGVMVARGDLGVEVPSEHVPLIQKRIIRECNQQGKPVITATQMLESMIAQPRPTRAETSDVANAILDGTDAVMLSGETAAGLYPVEAVKVMDRIARDVEKEPTIGVNKTFVETPVCPLSHSDAIGKVACQVSENIGAAAILAFTQTGSTAALIAKYRPSLPVIAVTPHQHVKRQLALYRGIDSILVNIQGDTESQILSVESAVLDSGILKPGDVVVITMGSPVSAPGTTNLLKVHQLEDRK, from the coding sequence ATGTATCGCCGAACCAAAATTGTTGCCACATTAGGTCCGACATGTTCTGAAAAAGTTCATTTGGAAGAACTATTGAAAGCCGGTGCCAATGTTTTTAGATTGAATTTTTCACATGGTGAACGTGAGCAAAAAGTAACGTGGATTTCACAAATCCGGGAACTTTCAGATGAGCACAACTTGTCAATTTCTATTTTGGGAGATTTACAAGGTCCCAAAATTCGCACTGGCCTGATGCTTGATGGTCGTCAGGAGCTTGAAGCAGGGCAAGAAGTTATAATAACAACAGCTGCCGTGGAAGGCGTTGACGGTTTGATTCCCACAACTTATAAAAACCTGCCGCAGGATGTTGTTCCAGGTGATCAGATTTTACTTGATGATGGGAAGCTTGAATTAAAAGTATTAAGAATTGTTGCAGATGAGGTTCAATGTCTGGTCAAAGTTGGTGGGATACTCAAAGATCGTAAGGGCATCAATCTGCCGGGAGTTAACGTTTCAGCCCCGGCAATGACCGAAAAAGATCTGGATGATCTCAACTTTGCGATAGCGCAAAAGCTCGATTGGATTGCTCTTTCTTTTGTCCGAACAGCAGCAGAAGTCAGTCACTTAAAGCAATTGTTGTTGGATCAGAAATCAGCAATGAAGGTTATTGCCAAAATTGAAAAACCGGAAGCCGTAGCCGGGTTTTCAGAAATTCTGGCAATCACGGATGGGGTCATGGTCGCACGAGGTGACTTGGGTGTTGAAGTTCCTTCTGAACATGTTCCCCTGATTCAGAAAAGGATTATCCGGGAATGTAATCAACAGGGCAAGCCGGTCATTACCGCCACTCAGATGCTGGAAAGTATGATAGCACAACCTCGCCCAACGCGAGCGGAAACCTCTGATGTTGCCAATGCTATACTTGATGGTACGGATGCCGTGATGTTGTCGGGAGAAACTGCCGCAGGGCTTTATCCTGTTGAAGCGGTTAAAGTTATGGACCGTATAGCAAGAGATGTCGAAAAGGAACCGACAATCGGGGTCAACAAGACCTTCGTTGAAACCCCAGTCTGCCCTCTGAGTCACTCCGATGCTATCGGTAAGGTTGCCTGTCAGGTGTCTGAAAATATAGGTGCTGCTGCGATACTTGCTTTTACCCAGACGGGAAGTACCGCTGCGCTGATCGCTAAATACAGGCCATCTCTGCCCGTTATAGCCGTGACTCCTCATCAGCATGTTAAACGCCAACTTGCTCTTTACAGGGGGATAGACTCTATTCTGGTCAATATCCAAGGCGATACCGAATCACAAATTCTGTCAGTTGAGTCGGCTGTTCTTGATAGCGGTATTTTGAAGCCGGGAGATGTTGTTGTCATCACTATGGGGAGTCCCGTCTCTGCACCGGGGACAACTAATTTACTTAAAGTTCATCAACTTGAAGACCGGAAATAA
- a CDS encoding translocation/assembly module TamB domain-containing protein encodes MKIRLILITLLLLTLMILVGCGWWLLYSASGSKWAVNKIISSQQGQVSEIQGTIAGNLQLKDMQFGSAGQEIRCADMQLTTRLQQFFPLHLQIETLQLNRLQVEQQTTVKPKQPLRLTFPELPWWLSLIKIDLEHFELIDFQLRSAGKDPFSIDQLRGKILWYEHNLRISDMLIQLSDSSIEGQVQSNFALPSLMAELEIHHSPSGKSRHSIELRTDLQASKNELMTGPINLTIRDSHSPLLEVSGTLGIGPESLDFQTLRLQRFGDSGSLTASGSLDFSLLPVGFNSHLQFREFDLQPETGKKIKLSGELTLSGHLQDYSGVFTLTSHAEKPYDIHLSGNYSGNLNQLHLNELRGNWLNGSLGGQALISWSKGWQIDAQLNGRNLDPQLFHKQLSGELNLDLQAQLTGSDENLDGRLSFRLNDSFLHNQPLNGMAEILITNQLFELSQLHLQGDGIRLQGNGKWNDRIHLSWAIDRLEQLVDEARGKVAGKGWFKLLPEGLSASFRAHTEELRYQNWQLKNGQIYGQTFVDSQDWKLQFVGQQLSGSQPRLELESFLVQLEGTVEQHEILLKLGQLDTTLQADLKGSWNDSAWRGELISFSGKDRRTGHWQTRHIVPLILSTERLQIDNLELISDDHGELSLQGYFLPPSQTAEAKLQWQHLNLGLLQPWLKGWDIAAESRGSVTLTWGEQQLLNGTLSLFGHLKKDHLSFDFKQGQWSVKWNEQGLQSELNLQLEDGTQLQGQLSSQNKMTMGWPRQGKLQLTGSSFPLARAQPWLPPDLNLTGTLDWQTSGQWQAESPWTITGRAKVTNGRFFRQEEDNPISVQLNDANISWNWREQLTGKVQLQLQKHGKIEAQLALPVTANWPVQWDRSLPINGKLHANLQELGLLSVLFPDRVQESRGQVDIDLLLSGNGEQPVLRGKTRLSDAGFFLPTLGIQLKTIELSSTIGVDQIRIESFQLISAEGSLNGQGELNLSDWRPQNYQLQLKGENFQLVNLPDMMIRVTPDLNVTGDKSGYRLRGSVAIPELHINDRKRNNLPKNSPDLVVVDAPTSTERRYILTHDIDLQLLLGDQVLVDSAGMDARLGGSVQLKSTVQQELAAFGEIHVVKGKYSSYGVSLDITRGNLFFNGGALDQPALDILALRQSGEVKAGVKVTGTPKLPVVQLYSEPAMAETDILSYIVLGRPIGESGSQSSLLMTAAGALLSQGESAVLQEKLKNQLGLDVLDISAGDGDVSSSIITTGKYLSPDLYVSLGYSLFSNSNEIKIRYRLTPDWELESNIGDESGVDLFYKLESE; translated from the coding sequence GTGAAAATCAGGTTGATACTCATAACATTGCTGCTTCTGACCCTGATGATCCTTGTTGGCTGTGGCTGGTGGTTGCTGTACTCGGCAAGCGGAAGCAAGTGGGCTGTCAATAAGATCATAAGCTCACAGCAGGGACAGGTTAGTGAAATTCAGGGAACTATTGCCGGGAATCTCCAACTGAAAGACATGCAGTTCGGCTCGGCAGGTCAAGAAATCCGTTGTGCCGATATGCAACTGACAACCCGCCTACAACAGTTTTTTCCTTTACACCTGCAGATTGAAACCTTGCAGCTTAATCGCTTGCAAGTTGAGCAGCAAACCACGGTCAAACCAAAACAACCTCTGAGATTGACATTCCCCGAACTGCCCTGGTGGTTAAGTCTGATCAAGATAGACCTGGAGCATTTTGAACTCATCGACTTTCAGCTGAGAAGCGCCGGTAAGGATCCGTTCAGCATCGATCAACTACGAGGAAAGATTCTTTGGTACGAGCATAATCTGCGTATTTCAGACATGCTGATACAATTGTCAGACTCCTCTATTGAAGGACAAGTGCAGTCCAATTTTGCCCTCCCATCACTGATGGCTGAGCTAGAGATTCACCATAGCCCTTCAGGGAAATCCCGCCATTCAATAGAGTTACGAACCGATTTGCAAGCATCGAAAAATGAACTGATGACGGGGCCGATCAACCTCACAATCAGGGATAGCCACAGTCCGCTTCTTGAGGTGAGTGGAACGTTGGGAATCGGACCCGAATCCCTGGATTTTCAAACCCTCAGACTGCAGCGTTTCGGGGATTCCGGCAGTCTGACCGCATCCGGCAGTTTGGATTTTTCCCTGTTGCCTGTCGGATTCAATAGCCATCTACAATTCAGGGAATTCGACCTACAACCGGAAACCGGCAAGAAAATCAAACTTTCCGGCGAACTCACTTTGAGTGGTCATCTGCAAGACTACAGCGGCGTATTCACACTGACGAGTCATGCAGAAAAGCCTTATGATATTCACCTGTCCGGCAACTATTCCGGCAACTTGAATCAATTACACCTTAATGAGCTACGGGGCAATTGGTTGAACGGATCTCTCGGGGGGCAAGCACTGATCAGCTGGAGCAAAGGTTGGCAGATTGATGCACAACTGAATGGTCGCAACCTTGATCCTCAACTGTTCCACAAGCAGCTGAGCGGAGAATTAAATCTTGACCTGCAAGCGCAATTGACCGGCAGTGACGAGAATCTGGATGGTCGTCTTTCTTTCCGGCTTAATGATTCTTTCTTGCATAATCAACCCCTGAATGGAATGGCAGAAATCCTTATCACGAATCAACTGTTTGAACTTTCACAACTACACCTGCAAGGTGACGGAATCCGTTTACAGGGAAACGGTAAGTGGAATGACAGGATTCACCTCAGCTGGGCGATTGATCGTCTGGAACAGCTGGTTGATGAGGCTCGTGGAAAAGTTGCAGGTAAGGGATGGTTTAAGCTCTTGCCGGAAGGGTTAAGCGCTTCGTTCAGAGCACATACCGAAGAACTGAGGTACCAAAACTGGCAACTGAAAAATGGACAGATTTATGGACAGACTTTTGTTGATTCGCAAGACTGGAAACTGCAGTTCGTAGGTCAACAACTCTCAGGATCGCAACCCCGGCTTGAGCTGGAAAGTTTCCTTGTCCAACTTGAGGGTACTGTTGAGCAGCATGAAATATTACTCAAGCTTGGACAGCTTGATACAACTCTGCAAGCAGATCTGAAAGGCAGTTGGAACGACTCGGCCTGGCGAGGCGAGCTCATCTCATTTTCTGGTAAAGATCGCCGGACCGGACACTGGCAAACACGCCACATCGTTCCTCTGATCTTATCCACCGAGCGCTTGCAGATTGACAATCTGGAACTGATAAGTGATGACCATGGCGAATTGAGCTTGCAGGGATATTTTCTCCCTCCGAGTCAAACAGCCGAAGCCAAACTGCAATGGCAGCACCTAAACCTTGGGCTGCTGCAACCCTGGTTAAAGGGTTGGGATATCGCAGCAGAAAGTCGTGGCTCCGTCACCTTAACTTGGGGAGAACAACAACTTTTAAATGGTACCCTCTCCCTTTTTGGACATCTCAAAAAAGATCACCTGTCTTTTGATTTCAAGCAAGGGCAATGGTCTGTAAAGTGGAATGAGCAAGGGTTGCAAAGTGAACTGAACCTCCAACTTGAGGATGGAACCCAGTTGCAGGGGCAACTTTCTTCACAGAATAAGATGACCATGGGTTGGCCCCGTCAAGGCAAATTACAGCTGACCGGATCAAGCTTTCCGTTAGCGCGAGCGCAGCCTTGGCTCCCTCCTGATCTGAACTTAACCGGAACCTTGGACTGGCAAACGTCAGGTCAGTGGCAGGCAGAGAGCCCCTGGACAATCACTGGTCGCGCCAAGGTGACAAACGGACGTTTTTTTCGCCAAGAAGAAGACAACCCCATCAGCGTCCAGCTCAATGATGCCAACATCAGCTGGAATTGGCGGGAACAGCTGACCGGAAAGGTTCAACTGCAACTGCAGAAACACGGAAAAATTGAAGCTCAACTGGCATTGCCGGTTACCGCCAATTGGCCTGTTCAGTGGGACAGATCGCTTCCGATCAACGGAAAGTTGCACGCCAATCTCCAGGAACTTGGTTTGTTGTCTGTGCTCTTTCCTGATCGAGTGCAGGAGAGTCGCGGGCAAGTTGACATAGATCTGCTGCTCTCCGGGAATGGAGAACAGCCGGTTTTGCGTGGCAAAACACGACTGTCAGATGCCGGATTTTTTCTCCCGACTCTCGGCATTCAGCTCAAAACCATTGAACTATCCAGTACCATCGGCGTCGATCAGATCAGAATCGAATCCTTTCAGCTGATCTCTGCAGAGGGCTCACTCAACGGACAGGGAGAATTGAACTTATCTGATTGGCGTCCGCAAAATTATCAGTTGCAGCTCAAAGGGGAAAATTTTCAGTTGGTCAACCTGCCGGACATGATGATTCGGGTCACACCAGATCTCAACGTGACAGGAGACAAGAGTGGATATCGTCTACGCGGCAGCGTGGCAATCCCTGAATTACACATCAATGACCGGAAAAGAAATAACCTGCCTAAAAATAGCCCCGATCTGGTCGTTGTTGATGCTCCTACCTCGACTGAAAGACGGTACATACTGACACACGATATCGATCTGCAATTATTACTGGGGGATCAGGTCCTGGTCGACAGTGCAGGAATGGATGCCAGGCTGGGCGGAAGTGTGCAGCTAAAATCAACCGTTCAACAGGAATTGGCCGCTTTCGGCGAGATTCATGTTGTTAAAGGCAAATACTCCAGTTATGGAGTCAGTCTCGACATCACCCGGGGGAACCTGTTTTTTAATGGTGGAGCACTCGATCAACCCGCTCTCGACATTCTGGCGCTACGTCAATCAGGTGAAGTCAAGGCTGGAGTCAAAGTCACCGGGACACCAAAATTACCTGTGGTACAACTCTATTCGGAACCGGCAATGGCGGAAACTGACATTCTCTCTTATATTGTTCTAGGTCGCCCCATAGGAGAAAGCGGCAGTCAGAGCAGTTTGTTGATGACAGCAGCCGGAGCGCTGTTATCGCAAGGGGAATCGGCTGTTTTACAGGAAAAGTTGAAGAATCAACTGGGCCTTGACGTCCTTGATATCAGTGCCGGTGATGGTGATGTCAGTTCATCAATCATCACCACCGGCAAATATCTGAGTCCTGATCTCTATGTCAGTCTCGGCTATTCATTATTCAGTAATAGCAACGAGATAAAAATCCGTTATCGGCTGACCCCGGACTGGGAGCTTGAATCAAACATCGGTGACGAAAGCGGTGTTGATCTTTTTTACAAACTTGAAAGTGAATAG
- a CDS encoding autotransporter assembly complex family protein, whose amino-acid sequence MMRFLFIFLILFWLHALPCFGDSLQLDIKADSPELQEILQAAIVIPQSLSRGKNLNRHWLRHYQKQLPELISSSLEPYGYFHSLAEIKLEYPSVDQYLLQVNVITGKPVIISTLQLELSGPGKQLPELQQTLKNFPLKKGEILRQDFYEQGKSLLLQEAIKLGFLDADFLIHQIHVYRQKHRAEIVLQLNTGHRYRFGETTFTGNSNYPDRFLNRYLSYRTGNNFSQQQINQTQINLFNSDLFKSVRVYPDRTHATENLMPVKIELHPAPRHQLRPGVGYGTDTGTRFSLRYRELNLFHLGHELDGDLLIAEKKQSLVATYLIPDLDRLDSQTQLRVGFNREESDSYLSRELFTEAEYQRAINRNLLASIFLRLTQEYSQIADETNRSQMLLPGIRLQWRQMDNLIMPRYGQQGNIEIKGAHTTLLSDTSLLQLSAQSTVLTPLPHDFSLMIRLRGGTTWHDDSFQDLPASLRFFAGGDRSVRGYAYQSLGPKDENGQVIGGKHLLVANLEIEKKVTTKWGGAIFYDIGNAFDSLSEYELEQGAGIGIRRYTTIGPIRVDLARQIGNRSPRWRIHLSMGFGW is encoded by the coding sequence ATGATGAGATTTTTATTTATTTTCCTCATCCTCTTCTGGCTGCATGCTCTTCCTTGCTTTGGCGACAGCCTTCAACTCGATATTAAGGCGGATTCCCCCGAGCTACAAGAGATATTACAAGCCGCTATCGTTATCCCCCAGTCCCTGAGCCGTGGAAAAAACCTGAACCGACATTGGTTAAGGCATTACCAAAAACAGCTTCCCGAACTGATCAGCAGCAGTCTGGAACCTTATGGCTATTTTCACAGTCTGGCAGAAATTAAACTTGAATATCCATCCGTTGATCAATATCTGCTTCAAGTGAATGTTATCACCGGAAAACCCGTTATCATATCAACTCTGCAACTGGAATTATCCGGACCGGGAAAGCAATTACCGGAACTACAGCAAACATTAAAAAACTTCCCTCTGAAAAAAGGAGAGATACTCCGGCAGGATTTTTATGAACAAGGAAAGTCTCTTCTCCTTCAGGAGGCTATTAAACTTGGTTTTCTGGATGCAGATTTTCTGATTCACCAGATTCACGTTTATCGACAGAAGCATAGGGCTGAGATCGTTTTGCAATTGAACACTGGTCACCGTTATCGGTTTGGTGAGACAACTTTTACCGGTAACAGCAATTATCCGGACCGCTTCCTTAATCGCTATCTGAGTTACCGTACCGGAAACAATTTTTCTCAGCAGCAAATCAACCAGACCCAGATCAACCTGTTTAACTCAGACCTGTTCAAGTCTGTCAGAGTCTATCCGGACAGAACTCATGCTACTGAAAATCTCATGCCGGTCAAGATTGAACTCCACCCTGCCCCCCGCCATCAACTTCGTCCCGGAGTTGGTTATGGTACGGATACAGGCACAAGATTCAGCTTGCGCTATCGTGAACTGAATCTGTTTCATCTTGGTCACGAATTGGACGGAGACTTATTAATCGCAGAAAAAAAGCAATCTCTGGTCGCTACCTACCTCATTCCAGACCTGGATCGCCTCGACAGTCAGACCCAGCTAAGAGTAGGTTTTAACCGGGAAGAGAGTGACAGCTATCTGAGTCGGGAACTCTTTACAGAGGCAGAATATCAACGGGCCATTAACAGAAATCTTTTAGCCTCAATTTTTCTGCGTCTGACCCAAGAATACTCTCAGATTGCTGATGAAACCAACCGCTCGCAGATGTTGTTACCAGGAATTCGTCTCCAATGGAGGCAGATGGATAACCTGATAATGCCCCGCTATGGTCAGCAGGGAAATATTGAGATTAAAGGAGCACATACCACCCTTCTATCCGACACCAGCCTGTTGCAACTCAGCGCCCAATCGACGGTCCTGACCCCTTTGCCACACGACTTTTCCTTGATGATCCGGTTACGCGGCGGAACCACCTGGCATGATGACTCGTTTCAAGACTTACCCGCGTCATTGCGTTTTTTCGCCGGTGGAGACCGTAGTGTGCGTGGCTATGCCTACCAGTCTCTTGGCCCTAAAGATGAAAACGGACAGGTCATTGGCGGGAAACACCTGTTGGTTGCCAATCTGGAGATTGAAAAAAAGGTCACCACTAAGTGGGGCGGGGCAATTTTTTACGATATTGGCAATGCTTTCGATTCGCTGTCAGAATATGAACTTGAACAGGGAGCCGGAATCGGAATCCGTCGCTATACCACAATTGGCCCAATCCGTGTTGATCTGGCTCGTCAGATTGGTAACCGTTCACCGCGTTGGCGTATTCACTTAAGCATGGGGTTTGGTTGGTGA